tttatattttattttattttatcgttATTTGGTTTGAAACCGGAGCTCAATTCAAGATTCAATTTCCAGAAATCGAAACCTAATCGTATAATTTCGGTTCTTCACAGCGATCGAAAAGGTCATCCCAAGGGTCAAATTGATGAGAATATAATGTCATAATAAATTATTGTGTAAGAGAAAAAGAATAGTGATAGCCCGATGTCCACGTCGATTCAGCTCACCGACATTACAATCGTTGTGTGTTGGCATGGAGCAATcgattggattggattggattggatgCCACGATGAATTATTGGCTCCGAAAATAAAATCGGGATGAGCAAAAGTCCTCATCCATTCCCCGTCGTCTTAAACCCATCAAAATCCCCAACTTGCGTTGCCGACAGGCAAGAGATGACCGTTTCTTACCCGGTACCGATCACCGCTTTCATACACCTGTTCGCCTCGCAGACGGAATCAACAGCGGGGCCCGCGGATGAACCCATCATCATCCAATAAAGAAGCAATTAAAGGATGCGGGTAGCTACGTTGATGGAGAAGAAAGAGTTTTTAATAAATGAAATAGTTGACTGAGCCTTGTTACTTTCGTCGTCTACCAGGGTTAGGAAACGGACAGATCGGCAGATTACTGTGGGCTCCACGCATGTTTAATTAATATTCGCACGGGTAAGCGAACGGGTCGATGGACGCAAATCGACTTAAAAACCTCTCTGGTATGTTCGATGAAAGCGTTCCACCGACCTGCGGCCATCCCGATGTCCAGGCCACGTGGCACCAAGGTCGGTCGATTTCACGTGAACCCGACGCCAGGAACTCCGCGTCGACTCCGAGGGGATGAAAACACGATCGAAGGGACACAGACCAACAGGAGAAAGCCGCGTGGGATGCCTTTCAACTAGATCGTTATTCACGTGGCAACTATTTTCAGTGGTTATTACGTGTCTGCTGTTTGAAAAGGTACACCAGATTTACATTTCTTCGTATCTAGGCAATTCCGTCACTGTAAGCTTCGGTGGAGGAGCCCTGTCCGAAGACTTCTTTGCGTCGATAAATAGGGACTCGTCACGGTTTCCATTTTCCATCGGTAGGAAGTAGCATCAGAGCAAGCAAAGAGACGAAAAAGGAATGGCAGGAATCATTCACAAGATCGAGGAGAAGCTTCATATCGGAGGAGAGCACAAGCAGGAGGAGCATAAGGAGGAAGGGCACcacaaggaggaggagaagcaccACACGGAGGAAGGACACcacaaggaggaggagaagcaccACAAGGAGGAAGAGCACCACAAGGAGGAAGAACATCacaaggagggaggaggaggaatagTGGAGAAGATCAAGGAAAAGATCCATGGCGGAGAGGAACacggggagaagaagaaggagaagaagaagaagaaggagaagaagcacGGTGAGGAGCACCATggcgacagcagcagcagcagcgacagcgacTAGATCAGACCTTTGACACCTTGCTATGGTAAGTAAGATAGTTGTGAGCTCTTGCGATTCACGATGTTATGATGATCCTTTGTGAGATGATCATTTCCTGGTCATCATGTTTTATCCTCCACTTCTCTGCAGGATATATAAGATGGAAGTGGGTTTGGGAGTGGAACTACTTTGCTTTGCTGCTTGATCCTTTCTTGTAATAATAATGAATCTAATATGAAATAAAGCATCTAATTGCTTACTATTTTTCTTGATGTGTTTCTGCTGGGACACTTGGAATCAATTCACTATTGAACACATCTAATCAGGAAGAAAAGTTGTCGCCAATGGTCCGATGGACACCACTCCATAGGTTGTTTCTTCAAACAAAAGAATATATCATGGAGATTGCTACCTGTCATTTACATCGACGACAAATCTAAGAAAGAAGCTGATGTGTCTTGCTTGTGAAGAAGACAATTTTGGGTCATGATGTAAGCATGTTATAGCCAATCTCCAGCAACACCACCTGAAAGCAGGCACTCGAAACGAAAATTAGCTTTCATGGTTGGTGTCAACTTCTGCAAGAGGAATCCTCTCTTGGATCTTTAGCAGAGCCGGAAAAATCATATCTTTACCCACTTGTTGAACAGATTCAGTGGCTTTTTTCCTGGCCAGATTCAGTGAACAATTGTGGCCAGCAGATGTTTCTTATTAGCTTGTGTAATAAGATTCCCGTAAGATTTTGCTTTTGAATGACTCTATTGTTTATGCAAGTCTTAGATCTGCCCTTCAATATGTACCTACTTTCTTCCCCACATTCTTAGAACACTACTGGTTGCTGCAAAAGAACCTGCTGCATCAGCTTGTGTTCAGTTTTCAGCTGCTTACCATAAACCAACAACAATGTGGAAAAGCTTGCTTGGGTGTTTTGTGTTCATGCCAAATGATCTCGGACCACCAGAAGTCTGAAAACTTAAGATGATTCTGCTCCCAGCATTTGTAATGCGAAATCTCAACTTAAAGTTGTCATTTATCagttttatttatttcatattattaatttttatattttatgtttcttttaatAGTCTAGTAttattagttagtaaataaagaCCTTTTAAGTATAGTTGTACCATCGCTTAATCCCTGCTAGGGACGGTACAATTGCTCAGACTCATAgtatcatcgcctgacatagtctcgaagactgtgccacgatggtgagactccttGAGGTATTGTTTGGACTTCTTATTGGACCCAACACAGTGATTATATGGCCTAGTTTGCCCATAATTGGATTGGATTGGTACTAATTACGATTCCTAAAATATATTCTAAGTTAaattaagtccgtaagtctattctttcaACGAGCTTTTCTTTAAATAATGAAGTTGTAGGATTTAAAATATGTTTGGGAGAAGCGTATGATGAATTTGATTTTCGATGGTTACTTATTTATATGTAATAAGTTATGCATGGTATccttataagaaaaaaatatttgaaaagcaATTGATGAGTTTGATTTTCATATCCATGAAGGTTACTTATTTATAGGTAATAAGTTATGCATTCCAAGCATATCCTAATGAGAAAAAATTATTTGAGATTTACATAGAAGAGGTTTCGGACAAAACAAAACAATAGCTAGCATGGAGAAAAATTACTTTTGATCATAATTAAAATGGGATATtggttattttataataaaatatttgactTATCAAACGAGTCAATCACAAAACACTGGTTTTTGTATTGGGATTACAAAAAATTCAGAGGAGAGTTGATTTTGTATTTGGATTTTGTATTTGTGGTTATTGAAAGACTTCGTATATGATACATATTGTTAGGCTATTCTTTTAAGAAGTTACATGACTACATAAGGTACCAAAATCAATCACTTTTTTTATAGAGATTCTAAATTTCTATTCCATTTTTGGTTGATCTCGTGGAAAAGATTTGATATTAGTTTGAAGTTTAGCACCAGACATCTACAAACTGATGGTCAGACGGAGGTAACTAATAGAACTTATTTATAGGTAATAGGTTATGCATTCGAAGGATATCCTTATGAGAAAAAattattcgagaaacatttgatgaatttgattttCATATACATGATAGTTACTTATTTATCGGTAATAAGTTATGCATTCCAAGGGTATCcttatgagaaaaaaatattcaaaatttatatgAAAGAGGAATGAACGAACATTTCGGACAAAACAAAACAATAGCCAGCATCGAGGAAATATACTTTTGGCCACAATTAAAAAGGGATATTGgctattttgtaataaaatattcgACTTATCCACTGGTTTATATATGCCATTACCAGTTCTAGAAGACATTTGGGAGGATTTATCATTGGAGTTTATATTGGGATTACCAAGAACTCATAGGGGAGTTGATTTTGTATTTGTGGTCGTGGATTGATTCTCCAAAATAATTCATTTCAAACTACGTCGAAGGACTTCAAATATGATACATATTATCGGGCTATTCTTTTAAGAAGTTGTGTGACTACATAAGGTACCCAAATCAATCACTTAATAGAGATTCTAAATTTCTATCCCATTTTTGGTTGATCTTGTGGAAAAAATTTGATGCCAGTTTGAAGTTTAGCAACACTagacatccacaaactgatggttgAGATAACTAATAGAACTTTGGGAAACTTGATTCGATACATTTATAGTGACAAATTAAGACAATAAGATTTCACACTCTTACAAGCTGAATTTACCTATAACAAAGTATCACCattctatatttttaaaagaaaGTATCTAAGCATGCTCTAGATTTAGTTTACCTACCAAAAGCTCATGGAACAAGTGTAGCAAACAGCAACATAACAAAGCAAATACAATCAACCCAAGCTGAAGTGAAAAGAAAACTGTAAACTATTAATGCTAGGTACAAGGAGCACAAAAGAGATAAGGTATTCAAGGAAGGAGATATAGTTACGATGTACTTGTAAAAAGAGATATTTTTTATAGatacttataataaattaaagctGAAGAAGTAGGATCCTTATCTATGTGATTGAGAGATCTCAAATACCTTCCATGTTATAGACTTGTATAACAATTTCCCAAGTGAGAATCTATTATATCTAGATATAAACTCGAGCAAGTTCTCGGAATGAATTAATATGAAATAAGCAGAAGAAAACTATTCTTTAAGGAGCCTAAAATTATCACTTATcaattttatgttttatatttctttcaataGTCCcacattattaattttatattttatatttctttaaatGGTCCCACATTATTAATTAACTAATTTTCAAGACCTAAAACTAATATAAATAAAGATATCCTCTAAACGTGtcaaatctttaaaaaaaaaatctttaaatattattaaaatttctcCATCATAAAGACTTAGATTTTACTCGACAGGTCGGTtgctatattatatattatttttctaataGTAATTTCTTATTTTCATTGCCGCATCGTTACAGTTTCTGATTTGACAAGCATTTCCTTGTTCCCTAAACCAATAATgctagaagtcatagtagaaggtCCATTCACGATAAGCTCAGCTGCTTGCACTTGATCAGATGGTTCATTTCTGCATCCAATAAACATACACAAAGCTTATTTCTTTACCTCATGTACAACTCACAACCAAAAGCTTCCAAGCTATAATGCCTTGTTCCTTATGCTCCCTCGCACCTAATCTATTGTCGTTTGGAAGATGAGTAGAGGTTTTCTTCTCATGGACATCAAATTTGGTCCCATGAAGAAATTAAGGGTGCAACCATTGAGTGCTCAGATTGTCAAAGCACCCATCTAACTTGATTGAGATGTTCCTAAGAGTTCACCATGGATTACAGGTATTGTTTGACGATTTGTGATCCAAAGTCATATTGCTTTTGACACTCTTAAATCTTCCCTTACAGTGACTCAAAAAATGACTCTGATTAAGTATCTTCAAGGATCCCTGGAAATCTACCAGTGTTCTTTCGATGTGATAGAGTTAAGAGGAAGTAGTAGCTACATGTAGCAATCATGGTTGGTATACCTAAGCTAATTGAGATTGCCAATCTAAATGCAGTGACTAAGTCCATACTCCTCCGGATGAGTGGGGCTCTCTTAGCCAGGAACTTTCATACTTTCTGCTCACCAACTCAGCAGCTTTGGATCATCCAAAAAAACTTCTTTTTTGATGGATAAAAATTTCTACTTTGTGTAGGCTTCCCCAAGTAAaggttttaatttttcaaaaagaaggtGGCATAGgtaatattagaaaaaataaattaagtcGATTAATATATTTGACATTATGGGTCTAATTGATCCAAGATGTTGCCCATACCCTTCCTCTATCATCATCTTGCTTTTATATAgtcactctatttttttttttgccatcaGTTTTCCCTTTATCATTCCTTTTCATaatgatttattttcttttttgatttttttttgtcagaTAACCCAATAAATTTCAAATTATATATTTTGGTCATCAaatgttatgattttttttgtaataaaataatatttcacaACTATATTTTTGTTGAATGATTTAATCGATTTCTatagaatttttatatttattttttttataaaaaataaatataacattGGATGCTCAAATTATGTTTGAAATCTGAGTAGGAGTGACCCTGATCCAATTCATCATAGGAAATATAGAGAACAAAACAAAAcgaatcataataaaaaaattgagaacCGATGGAATAAAGAGAATCatattatttcataaaaaaattatatttttttatttaattttctaattttctccgctttcatttttattttgaaaactaTTATTCATTTATGATGTCATGCTGATGTCACGAATCGGTTCACCATCCGGTCCGGTTTCAGAGACGTGACCGTGAGAGTTACTGAGTATTGCATTAATTCTTCCACACCCAATTATAATCATTAACACCCAATCTAAAAGCCATTACGATCACAAGCACTCCATCTAAAATAAACCTTCCGCACCCAATCTAAAAGCATTAACATGGAATGCACcatcagaaaagaaaagaagaaagagagctTTGACATGCTTGTCCACCACCTACAACACTCCACCCATTAGTCATTGATAGGGCACTGTCGCACCAACCGCTTCACCTACTATAACCAACCATCTCATTagtcaataatattttattgtttaTATGAAAGCCTCTATAATTCATATGAATCTTAGCACCGTATGGTTATGTATATGACTTCTTTCCTCTGTTTTCTTCAATTATAGTCCATTTTGCTCCACCAAACCCAtaaactaaaagaaaaataagaatataTGATTGCCTTTTATgaataaaaggaagaaaagaaatgagTATGAGTAGAATATATAATAAACAGATTTACTATCAGCATTAATAAATATACCTATAATACTTCATCAATCAAATCTAAGCATATTTAGGACTCAGTGCATAAAAATAACAAATCGAGGGGCTTATGTGAAAAATTAAAAGCGTGGAAAACGTTTTTTTGGTTAATTTTTTAATCATCACACATAAACACGAAACATATAaagtgtttttttgtttttgttttttggccTTTTTGTTATCGGTGCCTCCCTCCATAAATACCGCTGCAGATCTCCACTCACCCTCGCGCTTCCCTTCCATCCATTCTCTCGCTTGCTGTTCTCTGGGACCGCTTCCTCCGCCGCTCGCCAGGGTGAGCTCTCCTCTCCCGCGACTCTCTCTTCTCCACTGGGGCTCTGTTAAGTCCCTTGTACTCCTTGCCCGTCCGCACGGGCTTCTTCTCGCGCTTCATTCGTCTTTCTTAACTCATAGAGAGCTCCTTTCTGGGTTAGATCCGATCTAGAGCTGTTTCGTCTTCCTTTTCTCGAGTTTATATCGGTCAGTGTGCCTCTCTGTTGCTTGATGCTGGATTTATGGCGTCATTATTTGGATtcttgacctttttttttttgcttagtgGACTGCTTTTATCGAAACCTGTCCTGGATCCTCGATGCGCTTTGGATCTGTTTTGTTTGGTTGTGAATCTTGATTATAATGATGTACTTTTTGTTAGATCTGGGTTTGCCCGTGTGATGCTTGTCGTTTTGGTTCCGagccgattcggaaagctcttGATCTTACTTTTTAGTGAATGTTAGATGTCAGATCCGCAGCTTTTATATTCATTTGGCTTTCTGATGAGTAAGATGAGTAGATCTGGTGCTTTTGGCGTAAAATATGGAACTTTTTCCCCCAATTCATGTCCCATTACTTCAGAGTGGTGATTTCCTATAGATCTGAAGTTGCTTTAGTTTTGTTTCTGATATCTAGATCTGCATTCACGGTTTATTGTTCTCATTATCTGACTGGCCTATCTGTTTTGCACTGTTTTCACTGAGTACATTGCTTGCTTACGACTATCTACTgacaaattttgttt
The DNA window shown above is from Musa acuminata AAA Group cultivar baxijiao chromosome BXJ2-4, Cavendish_Baxijiao_AAA, whole genome shotgun sequence and carries:
- the LOC103982972 gene encoding protein SRC1-like; protein product: MAGIIHKIEEKLHIGGEHKQEEHKEEGHHKEEEKHHTEEGHHKEEEKHHKEEEHHKEEEHHKEGGGGIVEKIKEKIHGGEEHGEKKKEKKKKKEKKHGEEHHGDSSSSSDSD